CAACCGTCTCGCATGCTCATCTATTGTGTCTCTATGTGTTGCGGATGAGAAAAATCCACCTAACGAAGTCTCTACATATTTGTACTCATACATGATTACCCCACCCTTCACTCAGTATGTTTTTTAATTACGAGTTCTGGTCAATTAACGTTTCAATTGCCCTACCAGTTAGTGTAAACGGCGGCAGCTTATCGTTCTGGTCGGCTACCGTTGTTTTATCATTAAGCTATAGTGTCCCGTTAGTTGAATGTTCACCTATTGGAATGAATCAAGGCACTTTTTATGGATGTTTTTAGTTCATCCAACTTTTCTTGAGGAATCTTCTTTCTTATACGCAGGACTATATCTTGGCCTGTTATGAAATGCCTATTGCGACGTTATTGCGCTGAAATCTCGAACTTCGTGCCGGCATCTCCGGCAAAAACAATAGATCCTCCCGCGGGTAGTTCAACCTGTTCCTTGCCTCCGATGATACTAAAGTAGGTGCATGATCCCATTGCATCATAAACGGCGAAGGAAGCGTTCGAGGGCATGTTCACCTTAATGGCCTTACTCCCGTCTTTGTCGCTTATCGTATACCATTGCGCGTATCCGTCGGGCGGAATCGTAACGATTGATTTTTTAGCGAAGTTAAAAGGCTTCACGGCGTCCTCGTTCACTAAGATGATCCCACCAAGATTCAAGTACTCAACGCCTTCCTGTGTAAAGAACGTATAACTTGAGAGATCCCGCCCGTTTATTCCCGGAATTTGCAATTCGGAGATGGCTGAATTCGGGCCGGTTATTCGCTTATCCAACACGTACCCTGGAAATTGTTTCGACACATTCAAGTGGATGGTTATCGACGTCAAATAAGAAATCGACGTGTACTTCTCATTCAGCAGATAATACTTCTTTCCATCGCGCTTAATCCATGCCTCTATTGTCCCTGCCGGAAGATCTTGGGGCTGGAGCTTCTCGGCGCTGTACATTGATATAGCTATCTGCCCAAGACCCGGGAAAGAATGGTATCGACGAAGCCATAAGTAGGTGCGTCCGTTCTCCTCAGTCACGAAGCTGATCATCCTATTCCCATCCGCACTCCGGAACGTGCCGTCTGCCGAATAATAGTAGATCTCGTCTGGATTAACTGGCGATTGCTCCGAAGTGATGGACATGACGCCACCTTCGGTAATATCTATATTTGCCGTTGTACGTGATGAGCCATAGATTCCTGAATACATGCGTGATAGAGAACCGTGTCCCCGCCTTTGGTCAGCGCCTTTATCCCATATTCGCTGAAGGGATACAGATTGACGCTGTCCCAGCCAAGACCGTATTCGAATGAGTTGTCCGCATCGTCAGGCCACAACGGCGTCTTATACTCGTCTTGCGCCATGGCCGCAGCCGATTTACCGGACAAGACTTCTTCCGCTTCCCCCGTGAAAACTTGCGAGAATCGAGTTAAATCTTCCGCCGTGGAATAAATGCCTCCCGATCCGATTGCGTTGAGCGTCTCGTTGGGAAGTTGTCCTGCATAGGTAGGATAATAGAGTCCCGCCATCTTCGCTGTGTCCAGAGAATCAAGTGGCGTCTTTGTATTGGTCATACCCAGAGGTTCCGTAATATATCGATGGATAAAAGAGGTAAAGTTCATGCCACTAACTCGCTCGGCCACAATCTCGGCTAGCGTAAATCCGTCATTGCAGTAAACCGAAAAAGCGCCCGGGTTCGCCTTCAAGGTCTGATCGGCCAGTTCCTTCAGCAGTGTATCGTGGGCGTACGTATCGTTATCTTCAAATAAAAAGGCGTTCGTCTGCGACGATCCATTCAAACCGGAAGAGTGATTCAGCAGCATGCGCGGCGTAATCTGTTTGTAGCGTTCGTCCTTCATCGCAAACTCGGGTATATACTGGACGACCGGCTTATCGAGGTCGATCTTCCCTTGATCAATAAGGGCGTATTGCACGCTGTTCGTATCGTAAGCTTTCGTGAGGAGATCTGCCTTCTCCTTTGCATAATTCCGGGTTACTTCGTAGGTGATTAAAGCCTTGCTCGAAGGCGAGTCCATTGCCGCCGTTGGCTCAGATGTATTCAGCGCCCCTGCTATGTTCTGCGTCTCTGCCGGTGCTTTGTTGTCGTCGCAGGAGGCTAGCAGCAGACACGAAGATAGCACAACTCCCATTATCCATCGACTTTTCATCATTCGAACTCTCCTTCCGGAGTTTTAGTAGATATGAACAAAAATTGGTATATTTAAATATTAATAAAAAAATTAGTATTTATGCAAAACTGCCCGTTACTTCAATGCGAAAGGGAGCAGCTGCCCATAACGGTTTGCTCCCTGGTTATTTGCACTATCGTGTCCCGTTAGCTTAATGAAAAACTGACTTAAATCCTCGAAATGCTATGGGAGAATCCAATGAACAGAAGCGTAAATATGGTGTTATACGAAGTTTAACACTCCTTGAAATACGGTCAAAGCTTCTTGATATGATAATTTCTTGTTAGAATAAAAATAGTAAGTGTTTGTTTTCTTTCATCTTCTTTATAAATTTAACGATTCCTCGAATAATAATTATTGATAAAATGATAATAATGACTGGAGCAATTTCTAAAATAAAAACAGGTGCTAATGCTGATAATGAAACGAAAATCTCGTAAATAAAAAAATAATCAACTATTCCAGCAACTACAAAAGACATTACAATAAATTGAAATTTCTGATAATAATAACTAAGCTTATAATAGGCTCTTCTTAAGTAATCAAAAGCTTTCATACTTCACCTCAATGCAATTTATTTACAATATGCTACGATTATGTTTAGAAATGGTTTCAGGTGTTTGTGTAATTGTGTATATCGATTAATTTGCGAACTTCGCAATTAATTCCATACTTGGAGTTATTCGCGAAGCGTTTAAACTATCCTGCCCGTTAGCTTAACAGCGCCAAGTCAATAGCTCAGAAAAGGAGCCATTAATCGGCTCCGTGTTCATTCAGCGGCGACTCTTGAAACAATCCAAATTGACTTTTAAGCCAAATTTGATTTTGTACTGCAACATGTGGCCTAATTCCCCCTCGTTACCTCATATGCTTCTCCAAAAATCCATATCCCCAATATATTTTGCAGCATCAACAATAGTATTAAATAGCAAAAAGGAGATCTAATTGAGGCTACACTCTCAATTGGTTCTGTAACGGCTATATCTTTTTGGTGTAGCAACTCCTTAACTATATCAAGTGGTAATTTTTCATTCTGAGCAGCATGTGTAGCAAAGGCATGTCTCAGTAAATGCGACTTTACAATCACTTGCCTACCGTCAGAAGCTTGGATGATGATACCGTGAAGCAAAAACCTCAATATGGCATTTAATGTAGCTGCATTGATATGGCGATTTTCATATTGAAAGATATATTTTTTTACTGTCATTAAATGTTTTCTACTCTCAACATCGTATTCAACGCTAGGCAGGCTATCACTGCTATAGGATTCCTTTAATTCTTTGATTATTTCGGTCATAAACTTATATAGGTCTTCGGGAACATAGTAATTTTCAACTTCCTCTCTTCCCTTTGGGATCAATCGATAAATAAAGTTTTTTCGAGGAGGTTGTATGTTTGAATCCGTCGTGATTACACAACAATCTTTGTCATAACTTATTTGCAACAACTCGTTAATACGTGCCCCCGATGAGGTAATTATATCTAGAGAAAATCGGGCAAACATACTGGCTATATAGAACGGTTCCAAGTTAATCAATATACTTTTTGAGAATCGTTGTCTTCTGGTTACTTGAAATCCTTGAGTTAATAAACCAGGATTTCGCGAGAAGAATGGCGTTGCTTTTTTTCCTTCTGAATCAACATCGTATCCCCAATGGGTAAGATAGTCTTGAACTTCCTTTTTTTGATCAGAAGAATAGTGATTTCCTTCCCATTTACCCAGCAAACGATAACGCAATATATCAATGAACCAAGGTCCGTCGCCCTCGGTATGATCATCTAATCTTTCAGCTTTAGTAAACTCCAAAAAGACAAATTCGCTTTCATCATTATATAATTTATGATGCTTCGCCTTTCCCTCATACTCCAGATCAAAACTTTCATAATCCCATATCGTAAAGAACCATCTCTCGTTTGCATATTCTGATTCATCGTATGAAAACTCAACTGGAAAACTTAGATTCTCGCTCTTAATTTGTCTGACGGCTCGTTTAACGGCTTTTCTAAGTCGTTTGATCTGATTCCATCTGAAATGACCTTCAGCTCTTATTTCGGGCAGCAGAGGTGTTATCGCCGAAGTATCTTCTTTCCGCTTCGTTTTTGCATTAGTGATTGCTCTGGTTCTCACATTGAAATCTCGATTGTCAAACGGAATGTCTTTTAAAACATACGTATACAATGACTTCTGTTGTTCGACACTGAACTGTGTACCAATCCATTTTTTTAAGTTGAACTGAAAAGTATTATAGCCTGTCACTATTGACTGACGTTGACGATCGGTATGTTCAGAAAGTATTAAACCAACTACGTAATCTTGGATGTGGCTGGCTTGTAACTGATCTATATGAGTAAGTCTATAATAATCAAAAATATTTCTGAACCTTGCATTTAGCACACTTACAATATTCATTATTGACTGAGGGGTTAAGCTTCGATCTGTCAAACATATAAGTGCGAGGGCAAACTGATTTGTCCAAGGCACATCCAGACATTGTCGATAAAAATACTTCAGATTTTTTTCGTCAACCTTATCCCAGTAGAACAAACCGTTTGGGTCGCTTAGAAATAACAAATCGTCAGGCAAACGATTATAAAGTAATTTGACCCACAGTTTATCTTCAAGCTTATTTACAATGTCCGAATAATTAATCATTAATCTTCCATCCCCTCATAAAAATCAAGCAACCAATCCTCTGGTGTTTGAGGCTCATTAAGATGTAATGAAGTATCTTTCTTCATTTTATTATCGCTATTTAATGATCTCTTGGTGTTGAAAAATTCTTGTTCTCGTTTCAAATAGTTTTCTTGCATTTGCTCATGTAAGTCTCTGAATTTCTGTTCATCATAATAATGCTCATACACAGAAAGCGTATCGGGATCTCGCCATTTCATATACTCAACGAGCTGTTTTTTCTTGTCTTCAATTTGGGGTAGTGATTCCGATTCATCATAGATGCTCCGTAACATTGAAGTTACAAACCAGTGTCGAGCTTTATGGGGATTTAATTTAATTCCAGCATTATTAATGATTTTGTTCCAATTTGAATAAAACGCAGAATATTTATAGGAATCCCCTTTGATCGTAATAAATAATGGAGCTTGATCATCTAGTTCATTAAATGTGGCTGGCGAGGAAGCATGCTCATACCGCTCCGTGTTGACGTATTTAATCAGCAGTTTTAGCGTATCTGAAGATATACGAATGAACTTTACACGCCGCTTATAACTTCCTTTATTTGAGGCAGCCAACTCATGGATATTCGATCGTTTCCGATAATCACCCAGTGTCAACTCAAGAATCTCCGAAATTCTTGCACCTGTTTCGAATAGAAATCTTATGATTACTTCATCTCGCAATGACCAGTGAATATTACTACCAGCTTGATAGATTCGATAAGGTAAGTCCCAATCACCAATAATCTCAGGAACCCATTTCTCGTTAATAATTTTGAAATAAGAATCCGTTTGTCTACGGTATACAACTGGTTCTTCTGTTCCAGCATCCTTCGGCATCTTAGGTCTATTCTGTCTGACACCCTTAATGTCATTTACTTGATAATCAAATGCTGAATCAGCAAGTGGATTAGAATATTCATACATCTTTAAACGAATCATTGAACGATAAAAGCTTTTAATCGATGAAAGGAACAACTTGACCGTTTTAGGACTCTTACCTGTCAAATATATTCCTTCATGCTGCTCTCTACCTCGTACTTTACACATCATCTGTGTAACTAAATATTGCCTTACGACTTCTTTAATAGCATCTGGTTCATCGTTCCATACAACACTTCTTCTTTGATAAGATCCATTGTGTTTAAACCAGTTAAAGAATGGTTCCAACGTATTTAGATAGGAGATTACAGAAGACTCCCCTATTCTTTTCACTTGATCATGATAGTATTCTGTTAACGGAATGAAAGGCTTCTTTTCGTCATCAAAGACTATTAATTTGTATTTGCTATCAAAGTCAGCAGGACAATATGCATGAAAAAATTTGCCCATAAGCAGCATCCTTACCCGTTAAGTTTCACAAAAAATAGAAGCATTCTATTAAGTCCAAAGAGTGCTCCATCTTTAATGTCTAACATCAAATGAAGATACTAATAATTAAACATTTAGTCAATTAAAATATACAATTGTATTTACATAGTATTTTATACATATGTCAGTGTTCTCTTGCTTCTTCATTAATATTATCAAAATACGTCTTTGTTGTTTTCGAGATGTGTCACATTTCGTAAATCGTGATAATTACAAACAAAAGGAGCCTCACTGGCTCCTTTTGTTCTACGAACATTAAAAAATCCCCGTTTGGGGATTATAATAATTTTTTGCGGTCTTCAATACCTTGGTTATAAATGTTCAATATTGTAGCAAGATCAATTGTTGTGCTCTCTATCCTTTCAATTATTTATTCTTCTGCTTTGCAACTTGCATACCGCCGATGATAAGCATGATAATCCCAATTACTGCTAGAATAATCCGAACTAAGAATGGACTCAATGAAAACACAGTTTCACCTTGCCAGTGCAATCCGAACAACCTTTCATTCAGCCCCACAATCGCCAATAATGGCTTAAGAAACAAACTCAGCGCTAATAATACTATCCCCCAAATAATATTGCTATTCATTGATTCAAAACCTCTTTTCCAATTAAGATAAATGAAGATTAGTTCACAATAAAACGATCTATCATTGCCTTTCTAGAATTTTATCCGATATTGTCAATGTTTGCTTGATAATATCCACAACAGGTCCATAATTCTCTGTAATAAAAAAGTGTCCACCATCTACCGTATGAAAAGTCGCTGCCCCACCTGCATAATATCTCCACTCGCACATGTCATACATTATAGCACTGTGGTCGTTGCGACCATTAATGATTGTAATATCACAAGCGATCTTATCTTTTTTCTCTTGGTGACAATATGTTTCTGATATCTTAAAATCAGCGTGCAATATCGGTAAGAATAAATCAAGCAACTCTGCGTTTACATATCGAATGAGCAGCTTCAACGTCTTAATTCTTCGTTTATAGCTGCCTTTATTAGTTGCAGCAAATTCATGTTGGTCGGATCGTGAACGATAATCACCCATCGTTAATTCTAATATTTCAGAGATTCTTGCCCCCGTTTCAAACATGAACCTTGTTATGACTTCGTCTCTCAAACACCAATTCTGGGACTGACCAGCACGGTATATCCGATACGGTAAATCACTATCGCCGATGATTTCAGGTATCCACTCTTCATTTATAATTTTAAAGTAAGAGTCCGTTTGATTGCGATATTCCATCGACTCCTCTGTTCCAGCTGCTTGAAACACTCTTGTTTTGTTTGGTCGGACCCCTTGCCTATCTGATAAGTTATTTTCAAACTCTAAATCGGTTAACGGATTCCCTTGTGCATACATTCCCATTCGATTCATTGTCTTGTAGAAGTTCTTAAGTGCTGATAAGAACAACTGCACTGACTTCGAACTCTTATTCGTTAGATAAATGCCCTCATGATTATCACGCCCACGTACCTTACAATGCATAACTTGAATCAGATATTGCCTTACTGCTTCTTGAACATCATTCAGATTGTCACTCCACGCAACAACTCTTCCTTTGGAACGACTATTATGTTTCATCCAATAGAAGAAAGGTTCTAATGTATGTAAGTAAGCAATAACGGAACTTTCACTAATTCTATTTACATGTTCATGATAAAAATAAATCAATGGAAGGAATGGCTCGTTATCATCATCAAACACTAGCAATTGATATTTGCTCTCGACATCCTTTGGACAAAAAACGTGATAAAACGTAGTAAACTCCTCCATTTAAAAACAATAAAAATAAGGCATACTTTTCTGCTATAAAAATTGTGTCCTCCCAAAATGTGTCACATTTCGTAGAATAGCAGGAAAATAATACCTTAGTCAATAGATTTAGTGATTCTATATTATATAGTATTTTGTACATATGTCGCGTCTCGCTACTTACTCGGGTTGGACTTTCACCAACTAGCAATTAACGGCTTGCTGGGCACGCAAAAAATATAAAAAAGGCTCCAAAAAGTCAGCTTTCACCGACTTTTTGGGCAGCCTCTTGTCTAAGTTATTCGCTTACACAGTTTGAACCAGAAGAATCTCATCTATAATCGGAATCTCTCTTTTTAGCATAGCTAAGAGACTCTCGTCAACGGTATTATCAACTTCGCAAACCGTAATCGCAGGACCATTGATTTTTGAACGTTCATTTCCCATGCGGGCGATGTTGCATCCTTTTTCCTGAATTATCCATGATAGATCTGCAATGACTCCATTTCGATCAGTATGGCGGATCACTAGGGTTGGCCGTTCACCGCTAAATTTTAACGGATAACCATCAAATTCTTGGACTTCCACTTTACCCCCACCTAAAGAGCTTGCTAATACCTTTATCTTATGCGATTCTCCCTCTAATTCAATCAAAACGGTGTTCGGATTGTAGCTTCCAAGAACTCGTTTTGTAAATTCATACTTTAATCCATTTTTTTCGGCTAATTCTTTCGCATTCGGAATGTCATCATCCATCATTGTTAACCCGAGAACACCTGCTAAGAGAGCTAAATCTGTCCCGTGTCCCTGGTAAGTTTCAGCAAAAGAGCCCATCAGGGTGAACTTTGCAAATAGAGGTTTTTCGTTTAAAAGCTGGTAAGCAATATTACCAATCCGAACAGCCCCGGCTGTATGAGAACTCGAAGGTTCCACCATTACAGGACCAATGATCTCATAAGCTCTTTGGTATTTAACCGGCCCACTGGCATTAGATTTGCCCCCTAGAATCTTCTCTTTTATTTGTTGCCCTGCTGGAGTTCCAGCCAAACCTCCCATTCCCGTTTCTCTTAACGATTCGGGCATTTGCTGTCCGACCTCATGCATTATTTGAATGACTTCATCCGGAGGAATCATGCTACTCACCCCAGCTAACACCATATCTGCCGCAGCTAGAGCGGTAATGGCATGTAAACCGTTGCGATAGATGCACGGAATTCCCACCAGCCCGGCAACAGAATCACAAACCAATCCCAATGAATTTTTTAACGCAATCCCAACCGCATTTCCCACCTGCTTTGGTGTTCCGCCAGCAAGTTCTACTAATGTACCTGCAGCCATTGCAGTGGCTGACCCAATTCCAGCCTGGCAGCCGGCTTCAACCTCTAATATCGAAGCTTTATTGGCAATCACTAAGCCAAGTGCAGCAGCAGTAAAAGTCGACTGTACAACTTGGTCACGGGTAAATCTTCCGCTGTCTAGAGCATGAACGAGTACAGCTGGCAAAACCCCAGCCGAACCGGCTGTTGGTGTCGCTACAATTCTCCCCATTGCCGCATTAACCTCTGATACTGCAAGTGCATTGGCTGCGGCCTGTAAGGTTGTAGAATTGACAAAGGAGTTCCCACTTTTAGTATACTCATAAAGACGGTTTCCATCTCCCCCAGTTAAACCAGTACGAGACATTACCGGACTCTCAGTTCCTCTGCGAACAGCCTCCTCCATAACCGTAAATTGTTCTGACATTTTTTCAATAATCGTCTCTCTCGATAAACCTTTCTGTACCTCTTCTGTTTTTATCATTAATTCTGCAATAGTTATATTCTCCCGCTCTGCCATTCCCAATAATTCCTGCAAATTTGTAAAAGACATGTTGTCACTCCTTTAAGCTAATCGATGCTGTTGCAAAAAGATTATTCCACCGCAGATAAATAATCAAGAACTTTTATCACACCATACTTCGTAATATAAGAAGGAATCGACTAATCAATAAAAGAGAGCTTGATCAGATGCCAATGACAAGTCACCTGACAAGCTCAAAAGTTATAGATTTAATTATTTAATTAGAAGAATGATTTCAAACTTGCTAGGACAGTGAGAACGCCCACAACAATGACAAATACATTGCTAGGTTTTCCTCTGTATTT
The nucleotide sequence above comes from Paenibacillus sp. IHBB 10380. Encoded proteins:
- a CDS encoding site-specific integrase produces the protein MINYSDIVNKLEDKLWVKLLYNRLPDDLLFLSDPNGLFYWDKVDEKNLKYFYRQCLDVPWTNQFALALICLTDRSLTPQSIMNIVSVLNARFRNIFDYYRLTHIDQLQASHIQDYVVGLILSEHTDRQRQSIVTGYNTFQFNLKKWIGTQFSVEQQKSLYTYVLKDIPFDNRDFNVRTRAITNAKTKRKEDTSAITPLLPEIRAEGHFRWNQIKRLRKAVKRAVRQIKSENLSFPVEFSYDESEYANERWFFTIWDYESFDLEYEGKAKHHKLYNDESEFVFLEFTKAERLDDHTEGDGPWFIDILRYRLLGKWEGNHYSSDQKKEVQDYLTHWGYDVDSEGKKATPFFSRNPGLLTQGFQVTRRQRFSKSILINLEPFYIASMFARFSLDIITSSGARINELLQISYDKDCCVITTDSNIQPPRKNFIYRLIPKGREEVENYYVPEDLYKFMTEIIKELKESYSSDSLPSVEYDVESRKHLMTVKKYIFQYENRHINAATLNAILRFLLHGIIIQASDGRQVIVKSHLLRHAFATHAAQNEKLPLDIVKELLHQKDIAVTEPIESVASIRSPFCYLILLLMLQNILGIWIFGEAYEVTRGN
- a CDS encoding tyrosine-type recombinase/integrase, producing MGKFFHAYCPADFDSKYKLIVFDDEKKPFIPLTEYYHDQVKRIGESSVISYLNTLEPFFNWFKHNGSYQRRSVVWNDEPDAIKEVVRQYLVTQMMCKVRGREQHEGIYLTGKSPKTVKLFLSSIKSFYRSMIRLKMYEYSNPLADSAFDYQVNDIKGVRQNRPKMPKDAGTEEPVVYRRQTDSYFKIINEKWVPEIIGDWDLPYRIYQAGSNIHWSLRDEVIIRFLFETGARISEILELTLGDYRKRSNIHELAASNKGSYKRRVKFIRISSDTLKLLIKYVNTERYEHASSPATFNELDDQAPLFITIKGDSYKYSAFYSNWNKIINNAGIKLNPHKARHWFVTSMLRSIYDESESLPQIEDKKKQLVEYMKWRDPDTLSVYEHYYDEQKFRDLHEQMQENYLKREQEFFNTKRSLNSDNKMKKDTSLHLNEPQTPEDWLLDFYEGMED
- the sdaAA gene encoding L-serine ammonia-lyase, iron-sulfur-dependent, subunit alpha, whose translation is MSFTNLQELLGMAERENITIAELMIKTEEVQKGLSRETIIEKMSEQFTVMEEAVRRGTESPVMSRTGLTGGDGNRLYEYTKSGNSFVNSTTLQAAANALAVSEVNAAMGRIVATPTAGSAGVLPAVLVHALDSGRFTRDQVVQSTFTAAALGLVIANKASILEVEAGCQAGIGSATAMAAGTLVELAGGTPKQVGNAVGIALKNSLGLVCDSVAGLVGIPCIYRNGLHAITALAAADMVLAGVSSMIPPDEVIQIMHEVGQQMPESLRETGMGGLAGTPAGQQIKEKILGGKSNASGPVKYQRAYEIIGPVMVEPSSSHTAGAVRIGNIAYQLLNEKPLFAKFTLMGSFAETYQGHGTDLALLAGVLGLTMMDDDIPNAKELAEKNGLKYEFTKRVLGSYNPNTVLIELEGESHKIKVLASSLGGGKVEVQEFDGYPLKFSGERPTLVIRHTDRNGVIADLSWIIQEKGCNIARMGNERSKINGPAITVCEVDNTVDESLLAMLKREIPIIDEILLVQTV
- a CDS encoding thioesterase domain-containing protein — translated: MFDDDNEPFLPLIYFYHEHVNRISESSVIAYLHTLEPFFYWMKHNSRSKGRVVAWSDNLNDVQEAVRQYLIQVMHCKVRGRDNHEGIYLTNKSSKSVQLFLSALKNFYKTMNRMGMYAQGNPLTDLEFENNLSDRQGVRPNKTRVFQAAGTEESMEYRNQTDSYFKIINEEWIPEIIGDSDLPYRIYRAGQSQNWCLRDEVITRFMFETGARISEILELTMGDYRSRSDQHEFAATNKGSYKRRIKTLKLLIRYVNAELLDLFLPILHADFKISETYCHQEKKDKIACDITIINGRNDHSAIMYDMCEWRYYAGGAATFHTVDGGHFFITENYGPVVDIIKQTLTISDKILERQ